One stretch of Desulfobacterales bacterium DNA includes these proteins:
- a CDS encoding OmpA family protein, whose protein sequence is MSIILSPAGNPKNKEAEGKVKELLKAASDKAKWNTVWSVEAGEVIPEEKLHNSLICQDVLNRASKKFDAPARGILILPTSVALRNIQFEIGSAKLTASSSRQLNEVVKMMSKNPNMKLIIEGHTDDLAVTKPLFISSGVFCTDNQCLSEKRAESVQSYLINNGINDERLTVEGYGDTKPYAPLDREKNRRVPFRMK, encoded by the coding sequence TTGTCAATTATTTTATCACCAGCTGGCAACCCTAAAAATAAAGAAGCTGAGGGAAAAGTAAAAGAACTTTTAAAAGCAGCCAGCGATAAAGCTAAATGGAATACTGTATGGTCGGTAGAAGCCGGAGAAGTTATCCCTGAAGAAAAACTACATAATTCATTAATTTGTCAGGATGTATTAAACAGAGCTTCAAAAAAATTCGATGCGCCAGCCCGTGGTATATTGATATTGCCCACATCTGTTGCTTTAAGAAATATACAATTTGAAATCGGAAGCGCAAAATTAACTGCAAGCTCTTCAAGACAATTAAACGAAGTTGTTAAAATGATGTCAAAAAATCCAAATATGAAACTTATCATTGAAGGTCATACGGACGATTTAGCTGTAACAAAACCCCTTTTTATTTCTTCTGGCGTTTTTTGCACCGATAACCAATGTTTATCTGAAAAACGAGCTGAATCCGTTCAGAGCTATCTTATAAATAATGGAATCAATGATGAAAGACTCACTGTTGAAGGATACGGAGACACAAAACCCTACGCCCCTTTAGATCGTGAAAAAAATAGACGCGTGCCATTTAGAATGAAGTAG